The following are encoded in a window of Mustela nigripes isolate SB6536 chromosome 3, MUSNIG.SB6536, whole genome shotgun sequence genomic DNA:
- the MRPL15 gene encoding large ribosomal subunit protein uL15m has protein sequence MLRNLRSYPITPGHWRGVRQKVQQFLRYDRGGAAAVKELRETTWALRPPPRPCRGLALLLMAGRVQGAGARALDLLRALPRVSLANLKPNPGSRKPERRRRGQRRGRKCGRGHKGERQRGTRPRLGFEGGQTPFYLRIPKYGFNEGHSFRRQYQPLSLNRLQYLIDLGRVDPTQPIDLTQLVNGRGVTVQPLKRDYGVQLVEEGADTFTAKVNIEVQLASELAIAAIEKNGGVVTTAFYDPRSLEILCKPVPFFLRGQPIPKRMLPPEALVPYYTDAKNRGYLADPAKFPEARLELAKKYGYVLPDITKDELFKMLSTRKDPRQIFFGLAPGWVVNMADKKILKPTDENLLKYYSS, from the exons ATGTTGCGTAACCTCCGAAGCTATCCAATTACTCCGGGACACTGGCGCGGCGTGCGACAGAAAGTTCAGCAATTCCTGCGGTACGACAGGGGCGGTGCTGCGGCCGTAAAGGAGCTCCGGGAGACCACGTGGGCTCTGAGACCACCCCCGCGACCTTGCAGGGGCTTGGCCCTGCTGCTAATGGCTGGTAGGGTGCAGGGCGCAGGGGCTCGGGCCCTGGACCTGCTCCGGGCTCTGCCCCGTGTGAGCTTAGCCAACCTAAAGCCGAATCCGGGCTCCAGGAAACCG GAAAGAAGACGAAGAGGTCAGAGAAGAGGTAGAAAATGTGGTCGAGGCCATAAAGGAGAGCGTCAGAGAGGAACACGGCCCAGACTGGGTTTTGAAGGAGGCCAGACTCCATTTTACCTTCGAATCCCAAAATATGGGTTTAATGAAGGTCATAG CTTCAGACGCCAGTATCAGCCTTTGAGTCTCAATAGATTGCAATATCTAATTGATTTGGGTCGAGTGGATCCTACTCAGCCTATTGACTTAACTCAGCTTGTCAATGGGAGAGGTGTGACTGTCCAGCCACTTAAACGGGATTATGGTGTCCAGCTGGTAGAGGAG GGTGCTGACACCTTTACGGCAAAAGTTAATATTGAAGTACAGTTGGCTTCAGAATTAGCCATTGCTGCAATCGAAAAAAATGGTGGTGTTGTTACTACAGCTTTCTATGACCCCAGAAGTCTAG aaattctgtGCAAACCTGTTCCATTCTTTCTACGTGGACAACCCATTCCAAAACGAATGCTTCCGCCGGAAGCACTGGTACCGTATTATACTGATGCAAAGAATCGTGGTTACCTGGCCGATCCTGCCAAATTTCCTGAGGCGAGACTTGAACTTGCCAAGAAGTATGGCTATGTTTTACCTGATATCACTAAAGATGAACTCTTCAAAATGCTTAGTACTCGAAAGGATCCAAGGCAGATTTTCTTTGGTCTTGCGCCTGGATGGGTGGTGAATATGGCAGATAAGAAAATCCTAAAACCTACAGATGAAAATCTCCTCAAGTATTACAGTTCATGA